A genomic window from Pseudoalteromonas piratica includes:
- a CDS encoding trypsin-like peptidase domain-containing protein, with translation MLKKLQFLLTPILLGLGFAFIYLLVFSPDLLREQFQANKTPLNASHLSFANAVKAASPAVVNIYSESISNRPRSLRPVSAVRELGSGIIMSKKGYILTNYHVINNADQIVVVLNDGRQFTDVQVIGFDVPTDLALLKITAEHLPEIPTNNDFVPQVGDVILAIGNPLNLGQTITQGIISATDKTNIAQTRHTRFLQMDAAVNTGNSGGAVINTNGTLVGITSAKFKHARNLEVQGIFFAVPYSLAKEVMDKIIKYGRVIRGYIGFDADPVDSSGRLVRNNHTPVYGMRVARLDPLGPAWRSGFELNDIVTKIDGKKVVNTNTTLELITNTPPGQTLNFSILREGKTIILPVTVGELQF, from the coding sequence GTGTTAAAAAAGCTACAGTTTTTACTGACCCCAATCTTGTTAGGGCTTGGTTTTGCCTTTATTTACCTTCTGGTATTTTCACCAGACTTATTACGCGAACAATTTCAGGCGAATAAAACACCATTAAATGCAAGTCACCTTAGCTTTGCCAATGCCGTTAAAGCAGCATCGCCAGCTGTAGTAAACATTTACTCTGAATCGATTAGTAACCGGCCTCGTAGTTTACGCCCTGTTAGCGCAGTAAGGGAGCTTGGCTCTGGCATTATCATGTCAAAAAAGGGCTACATTCTTACCAACTATCACGTTATCAATAATGCAGACCAAATTGTTGTGGTATTAAATGATGGACGCCAATTTACTGATGTTCAAGTAATTGGCTTTGATGTGCCAACCGATTTAGCATTACTAAAAATTACTGCTGAACACCTACCTGAGATCCCTACAAATAACGATTTTGTACCGCAAGTAGGTGATGTCATTCTCGCTATCGGTAACCCGCTCAATCTTGGTCAAACAATCACGCAAGGCATTATCAGTGCTACTGACAAAACTAATATTGCCCAAACTCGTCATACACGCTTCTTACAAATGGATGCAGCGGTAAACACAGGTAACTCCGGTGGCGCAGTGATAAACACCAATGGTACGCTAGTAGGTATTACCTCAGCCAAGTTCAAACATGCAAGAAATCTAGAAGTGCAAGGAATCTTCTTTGCTGTGCCTTATTCATTAGCAAAAGAGGTCATGGATAAAATCATTAAATATGGTCGTGTAATTCGCGGTTACATTGGCTTTGATGCCGATCCAGTTGACAGCTCTGGCCGCTTGGTAAGAAATAACCATACGCCTGTTTATGGCATGCGTGTTGCGCGTTTAGACCCGTTAGGCCCAGCATGGCGTTCTGGCTTTGAACTCAATGATATTGTGACTAAAATTGATGGCAAGAAAGTGGTTAATACAAATACAACACTCGAATTAATCACCAATACTCCACCTGGACAAACATTAAACTTTTCCATTCTTCGTGAAGGCAAAACGATTATTCTGCCCGTCACAGTGGGTGAACTGCAGTTCTAA
- a CDS encoding STAS domain-containing protein, whose translation MSKLSLTAVDEANYVLSGELNRYSVANLQLPKNSSTSTLTLDLSAITKVDTAGLAWLIYSFSQLQRNNISLKLVHLPEQLKKLMQLGHVENLFE comes from the coding sequence ATGTCAAAATTATCGTTAACAGCAGTAGATGAGGCTAATTACGTATTGAGTGGCGAATTAAATCGCTACTCAGTTGCCAATCTGCAGTTACCAAAAAATAGCTCTACATCCACTCTCACACTTGACCTCAGTGCAATAACTAAAGTTGATACTGCAGGGCTCGCATGGTTAATCTATAGTTTCTCGCAATTGCAACGGAACAATATAAGCCTTAAACTTGTCCACTTACCTGAGCAGCTCAAAAAGCTAATGCAATTGGGTCACGTAGAGAATTTATTTGAGTAG
- the mlaD gene encoding outer membrane lipid asymmetry maintenance protein MlaD codes for MNSKKIEILVGFFVSLGIAAIVMLALKVANAGMSGNGDSYSLYAKFDNIGSLKVRSPIKVGGVVVGRVEAINLDPTDYVPVVHMKISTEYSNFTETTSVNILTSGILGEQYLGINPGVIAHKDMNGEDELSEMFGLEEVKVLKDGDFITDTKSALVLEELIGQFLFNQSND; via the coding sequence ATGAATTCGAAGAAAATTGAAATTTTAGTAGGCTTTTTTGTCTCACTTGGCATAGCTGCAATAGTAATGCTTGCGCTTAAAGTTGCCAATGCGGGTATGAGTGGTAACGGTGATAGTTATAGCCTCTATGCAAAATTCGATAATATCGGCTCACTAAAAGTGCGCTCACCGATTAAAGTGGGTGGTGTAGTTGTCGGCCGTGTTGAAGCAATTAATTTAGACCCAACGGACTATGTGCCAGTAGTACACATGAAAATTTCTACAGAATATAGCAATTTTACTGAGACTACCTCGGTCAATATATTAACGTCGGGCATTTTAGGTGAACAATATTTGGGAATTAATCCTGGTGTTATCGCTCATAAAGATATGAACGGCGAGGATGAACTAAGTGAAATGTTTGGCCTCGAAGAAGTGAAAGTTTTAAAAGATGGTGACTTTATTACTGATACAAAATCAGCTCTGGTATTGGAAGAGTTAATTGGTCAGTTCTTATTTAACCAAAGCAACGATTAA
- the murA gene encoding UDP-N-acetylglucosamine 1-carboxyvinyltransferase, whose protein sequence is MDQFVIQGGSTIAGEVTISGAKNAALPILFAAILANSKSRFTNVPRLRDINTTEALLATLGAKVEWQQDDLVVDGSTIDKVLAPYDLVKQMRASVLALGPLLARFGEAQVSLPGGCAIGARPVDLHISGLEKMGADITVEGGYINAKVNGRLKGAHIFMDVVSVGATENLLMAATLADGVTVLENAAREPEITDLAKYLSAMGAKITGAGSDRIEIIGVETLTGCEHRILPDRIETGTYLVAAAMAKGEVLCHGTDHFSLEPVIEKLRDANAHIELTDNSIYLDMRGRMPKAVNIKTSPHPGFPTDMQAQFTALNVVAEGSATITETIFENRFMHVPELKRMGANIRLEGNTAICEHTELLSGAQVMATDLRASASLILTGAIAQGETIVDRIYHVDRGYQRIEDKLGGLGVKIARRKA, encoded by the coding sequence ATGGATCAATTTGTAATTCAAGGCGGCAGCACGATTGCTGGTGAAGTGACCATTTCGGGTGCCAAAAACGCCGCACTACCTATTTTATTTGCTGCAATTCTTGCAAACAGTAAAAGCCGGTTTACTAATGTACCGCGCTTACGTGATATCAACACCACAGAGGCGTTACTTGCAACGCTTGGTGCCAAAGTAGAATGGCAGCAGGATGATTTGGTTGTAGATGGAAGTACTATTGATAAAGTACTTGCGCCATATGATTTAGTGAAACAAATGCGCGCATCTGTGCTTGCACTTGGCCCGCTACTTGCGCGCTTTGGTGAAGCACAAGTGTCACTTCCAGGTGGTTGTGCGATTGGTGCACGTCCTGTTGATCTTCACATTTCAGGCCTTGAAAAAATGGGTGCTGATATTACTGTGGAAGGCGGCTACATCAATGCCAAAGTAAATGGTCGCCTGAAAGGTGCACACATCTTTATGGATGTAGTTAGTGTGGGAGCGACCGAAAATTTACTGATGGCAGCAACTCTAGCGGATGGCGTCACGGTTTTAGAAAATGCTGCGCGTGAGCCTGAAATCACCGACCTTGCCAAATACCTCAGTGCTATGGGGGCAAAAATTACCGGTGCAGGCTCTGATCGCATTGAAATTATTGGCGTTGAAACACTTACTGGTTGTGAACATCGTATTTTACCTGACCGTATTGAAACAGGTACATACCTAGTTGCAGCAGCAATGGCAAAAGGCGAAGTGCTTTGCCATGGTACAGATCATTTCAGCTTAGAGCCGGTTATTGAGAAATTGCGTGATGCAAATGCCCATATCGAGTTAACTGATAACAGCATTTACTTAGATATGCGAGGCCGCATGCCAAAAGCGGTTAATATTAAAACCTCTCCGCATCCGGGCTTTCCAACTGACATGCAGGCTCAATTTACAGCCCTTAATGTCGTTGCTGAAGGCAGCGCAACCATTACGGAAACGATTTTTGAAAACCGTTTTATGCATGTGCCAGAGCTTAAGCGTATGGGGGCAAATATTCGTTTAGAGGGCAACACGGCAATTTGTGAACATACTGAGTTGTTGAGTGGCGCTCAAGTGATGGCGACCGATTTACGTGCATCAGCCAGTTTAATTTTAACGGGTGCAATTGCGCAAGGCGAAACAATTGTAGATCGTATCTACCATGTAGATAGAGGCTATCAACGTATCGAAGATAAGCTAGGTGGCTTAGGGGTAAAAATTGCTCGTCGAAAAGCTTAG
- a CDS encoding MlaC/ttg2D family ABC transporter substrate-binding protein: MMKFLIATLLVLTSCVSFAKGVDESNPYLMVRTVAENTFARITQDKAIIEQDKNHLKVVVEEELLPYIDYRYAAQRVLGSYISKVRNIKDKEEQKAEIEKLKRFIDVFREYLITSYAGIFTQYRGQEVEFAPAQDFSEDKLVLVKTKIVESGKPDINIDFKVRKTKSGEWKGFDMLPEGISLLDAKQSEFHGILRTEGLGYVIDMLDKKSKLPVQFAGE; this comes from the coding sequence ATGATGAAATTTTTAATTGCGACTTTATTAGTGCTTACGTCATGTGTGTCTTTTGCTAAAGGCGTTGACGAAAGTAATCCGTATTTAATGGTGAGAACGGTTGCAGAAAATACCTTTGCCCGTATCACGCAAGATAAAGCAATAATTGAACAAGATAAAAACCATTTAAAAGTGGTTGTTGAGGAAGAACTTCTGCCTTATATCGACTATCGTTATGCGGCGCAGCGTGTTCTTGGTAGCTACATTTCTAAAGTACGAAATATTAAAGATAAAGAAGAGCAAAAAGCAGAAATTGAAAAGCTTAAGCGCTTTATTGATGTATTTCGCGAGTATTTGATTACATCTTACGCAGGTATTTTCACACAGTACCGTGGTCAGGAAGTTGAGTTTGCGCCAGCTCAAGACTTTTCGGAAGACAAATTAGTTTTGGTTAAAACTAAGATCGTGGAATCAGGAAAACCTGATATTAATATCGACTTTAAGGTACGCAAAACTAAATCTGGTGAGTGGAAAGGCTTTGATATGTTACCAGAGGGCATAAGCTTACTTGATGCCAAACAGTCTGAATTTCACGGTATTCTGCGTACAGAAGGATTAGGTTACGTAATTGATATGCTAGATAAAAAGAGCAAGTTGCCAGTGCAATTTGCTGGTGAATAA
- a CDS encoding BolA family protein has protein sequence MDPKQVEDILSQALSLDFVKVKAEGSHYEVIVVGECFADVSRVKQQQMVYAPLMEKISDGTMHAVSIKAYTPEQWERDRKLMML, from the coding sequence ATGGATCCTAAACAAGTCGAAGATATTTTATCGCAAGCACTATCGCTTGATTTTGTAAAAGTTAAAGCTGAAGGCAGCCACTATGAAGTGATTGTTGTTGGTGAATGTTTTGCTGACGTATCACGCGTTAAACAACAGCAAATGGTTTATGCACCATTAATGGAAAAAATTTCTGACGGCACTATGCATGCCGTATCAATTAAAGCTTACACGCCAGAGCAATGGGAACGTGATCGCAAATTGATGATGCTATAG